Proteins from one Triticum aestivum cultivar Chinese Spring chromosome 7A, IWGSC CS RefSeq v2.1, whole genome shotgun sequence genomic window:
- the LOC123151064 gene encoding uncharacterized protein isoform X2 gives MVSDQELARYVESFVRQAAALPGAAAAGISPDAVVRQLQAQLGVDLAPRAPLIRDILIALLSPAPAPAPRKDHFAPASSPHAQPHFSTTTTASASAPAGVPHFFSQQPTPQQLQSYYAASQQYQQQHHHQQQQHRASPPASSPYDAPGSFRYAQPGEAQLQRLVQLQQYHQQQQQHQQQMTAAANAATAAASPRGPVSESPRGAAPARAKKESASTGVKRRGGPGGLNKICGVSPELQAIVGEPTMARTEIVKQLWAYIRRNDLQDPNNKRKIICNDELRLVFETDCTDMFKMNKLLAKHIKPLEPTKDSNRDMKKLKPVEDVPVPLAEDVATNQLPVNVSDALASFFGTGEREMSQSEVVKRVWDHIKSNNLEDPSNPTMILCDSKLKDLFGCESVTAPAVSELLSDHLFKQPNKI, from the exons ATGGTGTCCGACCAGGAGCTCGCCCGCTACGTCGAGTCCTTCGTCCGCCAGGCCGCCGCGCTCCCCGGCGCCGCCGCGGCCGGGATATCGCCCGACGCCGTCGTGCGCCAGCTCCAGGCGCAGCTCGGCGTCGACCTCGCCCCCAGGGCGCCGCTCATCCGCGACATCCTCATCGCGCTCCtctcccccgcccccgcccccgccccgcgTAAAGACCATTTTGCCCCCGCCTCCTCTCCCCACGCCCAGCCCCACTTCagcaccaccaccacggcctccgcctccgcccccgccGGCGTGCCCCACTTCTTCTCGCAGCAGCCGACGCCGCAGCAGCTGCAGTCTTACTACGCCGCCTCGCAGCAGTaccagcagcagcaccaccaccagcagcagcagcaccgcGCCAGCCCGCCGGCCTCCTCGCCGTATGACGCCCCAGGGTCGTTCCGCTACGCGCAGCCCGGCGAGGCGCAGCTGCAGAGGCTCGTCCAGCTGCAGCAgtaccaccagcagcagcagcagcaccagcagcagaTGACCGCCGCGGCTAATGCGGCCACGGCGGCGGCCAGTCCGCGTGGGCCGGTGTCCGAGAGTCCGCGTGGGGCCGCGCCCGCGAGGGCCAAGAAGGAAAG TGCAAGTACTGGAGTAAAACGAAGAGGTGGTCCAGGGGGATTAAACAAAATCTGTGGTGTTTCGCCTGAGCTGCAAGCTATTGTTGGTGAACCAACAATGGCTAGGACTGAG ATCGTTAAGCAGCTTTGGGCGTACATTCGCAGGAATGACTTGCAGGACCCAAACAATAAGAGAAAGATCATATGCAATGATGAGCTACGATTGGTTTTTGAGACTGATTGCACTGATATGTTCAAGATGAACAAGCTTTTAGCGAAGCATATAAAACCACTTGAGCCAACAA AAGATTCAAATCGAGATATGAAGAAGCTGAAGCCTGTGGAAGATGTTCCCGTTCCTCTTGCCGAAGATGTTGCTACAAACCAACTGCCAGTTAACGTGTCTGATGCTCTTGCTAGCTTTTTTGGAACCGGAGAAAGAGAGATGTCCCAATCCGAGGTTGTCAAGCGTGTTTGGGACCACATCAAAAGCAACAATCTAGAG GATCCATCAAATCCCACGATGATATTATGCGACTCTAAGCTTAAAGATCTCTTCGGATGTGAAAGCGTAACTGCTCCGGCTGTTTCAGAGTTGTTGTCAGACCACCTTTTCAAGCAACCTAACAAGATCTAA
- the LOC123151064 gene encoding uncharacterized protein isoform X1, which yields MVSDQELARYVESFVRQAAALPGAAAAGISPDAVVRQLQAQLGVDLAPRAPLIRDILIALLSPAPAPAPRKDHFAPASSPHAQPHFSTTTTASASAPAGVPHFFSQQPTPQQLQSYYAASQQYQQQHHHQQQQHRASPPASSPYDAPGSFRYAQPGEAQLQRLVQLQQYHQQQQQHQQQMTAAANAATAAASPRGPVSESPRGAAPARAKKESASTGVKRRGGPGGLNKICGVSPELQAIVGEPTMARTEIVKQLWAYIRRNDLQDPNNKRKIICNDELRLVFETDCTDMFKMNKLLAKHIKPLEPTNLLQLLAEDSNRDMKKLKPVEDVPVPLAEDVATNQLPVNVSDALASFFGTGEREMSQSEVVKRVWDHIKSNNLEDPSNPTMILCDSKLKDLFGCESVTAPAVSELLSDHLFKQPNKI from the exons ATGGTGTCCGACCAGGAGCTCGCCCGCTACGTCGAGTCCTTCGTCCGCCAGGCCGCCGCGCTCCCCGGCGCCGCCGCGGCCGGGATATCGCCCGACGCCGTCGTGCGCCAGCTCCAGGCGCAGCTCGGCGTCGACCTCGCCCCCAGGGCGCCGCTCATCCGCGACATCCTCATCGCGCTCCtctcccccgcccccgcccccgccccgcgTAAAGACCATTTTGCCCCCGCCTCCTCTCCCCACGCCCAGCCCCACTTCagcaccaccaccacggcctccgcctccgcccccgccGGCGTGCCCCACTTCTTCTCGCAGCAGCCGACGCCGCAGCAGCTGCAGTCTTACTACGCCGCCTCGCAGCAGTaccagcagcagcaccaccaccagcagcagcagcaccgcGCCAGCCCGCCGGCCTCCTCGCCGTATGACGCCCCAGGGTCGTTCCGCTACGCGCAGCCCGGCGAGGCGCAGCTGCAGAGGCTCGTCCAGCTGCAGCAgtaccaccagcagcagcagcagcaccagcagcagaTGACCGCCGCGGCTAATGCGGCCACGGCGGCGGCCAGTCCGCGTGGGCCGGTGTCCGAGAGTCCGCGTGGGGCCGCGCCCGCGAGGGCCAAGAAGGAAAG TGCAAGTACTGGAGTAAAACGAAGAGGTGGTCCAGGGGGATTAAACAAAATCTGTGGTGTTTCGCCTGAGCTGCAAGCTATTGTTGGTGAACCAACAATGGCTAGGACTGAG ATCGTTAAGCAGCTTTGGGCGTACATTCGCAGGAATGACTTGCAGGACCCAAACAATAAGAGAAAGATCATATGCAATGATGAGCTACGATTGGTTTTTGAGACTGATTGCACTGATATGTTCAAGATGAACAAGCTTTTAGCGAAGCATATAAAACCACTTGAGCCAACAA ATTTGCTACAACTTCTTGCAGAAGATTCAAATCGAGATATGAAGAAGCTGAAGCCTGTGGAAGATGTTCCCGTTCCTCTTGCCGAAGATGTTGCTACAAACCAACTGCCAGTTAACGTGTCTGATGCTCTTGCTAGCTTTTTTGGAACCGGAGAAAGAGAGATGTCCCAATCCGAGGTTGTCAAGCGTGTTTGGGACCACATCAAAAGCAACAATCTAGAG GATCCATCAAATCCCACGATGATATTATGCGACTCTAAGCTTAAAGATCTCTTCGGATGTGAAAGCGTAACTGCTCCGGCTGTTTCAGAGTTGTTGTCAGACCACCTTTTCAAGCAACCTAACAAGATCTAA
- the LOC123151066 gene encoding uncharacterized protein, whose product MASTLSCFLPPPPAASPTRLRRSGASAGRPGRQCRAWSNAAGTRMRRGGGRLRVEALFGDGGGEGEDAFRAVMRIVRLNSAIQNRSVRELLELVADECRYFCRNIPAVSVSEMSKSVFLFLHEMMLRHQVSFVLKPAENGAFDLGVKWSLEWKGQKLPWDVDCTVSTTHVYTGLLLISQVNKACGPLLQRILQMIYQNLDAVVLIVANKFLPDGTLDEKERSNIIVCAIIGLVVMVLFYAMFNNL is encoded by the exons ATGGCTTCGACCCTGTcatgctttcttcctcctcctcctgccgcgTCGCCGACCCGCCTGCGCCGAAGCGGCGCGAGCGCCGGCAGGCCGGGGCGTCAATGCAGGGCATGGAGCAACGCCGCCGGGACGAGGATGAGGAGGGGCGGCGGCAGGCTGCGCGTGGAGGCTCTGTTCggcgatggaggaggagagggagaagacgCGTTCCGGGCGGTGATGAGGATCGTGAGGCTCAACTCCGCCATCCAGAACCGGAGCGTCCGGGAGCTGCTGGAGCTGGTCGCCGACGAGTGCCGGTATTTCTGCCGCAACATCCCGGCCGTCAGCGTTTCGGAGATGAGCAAG agcgtgttcctgtttctacatgaGATGATGCTCCGGCACCAGGTCTCGTTCGTGCTCAAGCCCGCGGAGAACGGAGCCTTCGACCTGGGTGTCAAGTGGTCGCTAG AATGGAAGGGCCAGAAGCTGCCTTGGGACGTAGACTGCACTGTATCCACGACCCACGTCTACACAGGCCTACTGCTCATCAG TCAAGTGAACAAGGCATGTGGGCCGCTCCTGCAGAGGATTCTACAGATGATTTACCAG AATCTGGATGCGGTAGTTCTGATCGTGGCAAACAAGTTCCTACCAGACGGCACGCTGGATGAGAAGGAGAGAAGCAACATAATTGTGTGCGCCATCATTGGCCTGGTGGTCATGGTTCTGTTCTACGCCATGTTTAACAACTTGTAG